Genomic segment of Deltaproteobacteria bacterium:
GGGAGGCGGATTTCAACCGCATCATCGAAATCAGGGCGCGGGAGAAGAAACGGGTCGAACTATTCATGTCCCTCATGGACCAGCGCGAGAAGACCCTGGTCTTTTGCGCGAACCAGGACCACGCCCTGGCCGTGCGCGATCTGGTCAACCAGCTCAAGTCCTACGGGGACCCGAACTATTGCCAGCGCGTCACGGCCGATGATGGCGTGCTCGGCGAACAGCACCTGCGGGCCTTCCAGGACAACGAAAAGACCATCCCCACGGTTCTGACCACCTCGCAAAAATTGTCCACCGGCGTGGATGCCCGCAACATCCGCAACATCGTGCTCATGCGGCCCATCAAGTCCATGATCGAGTTCAAACAGATCATAGGACGCGGCACGCGTCTGTACGACGGCAAGGACTATTTCACGATTTACGATTTCGTGGAGGCCCATCACCACTTCAACGATCCCGAATGGGACGGCGAACCCGTTGAACCGGAACCCTGCGCGATCTGCGGCAAATACCCCTGTGTCTGCGTCAAGGAGCCCCAGGCACCGTGTCTGGTATGCGGCCAGCATCCATGCGTATGCCCCAAGCCGCTTTGCCCGGAGTGCGGACAAGAGCCGTGCGTATGCCCCAAGGACCCATGCCCCAAATGCGGACACCGCCCGTGCAAGTGCGTCAAACGGGCCAAAATCAAGCTGGCCGACGGCAAGGAACGCACCATCCAGCACATGGTCGCCACGAGCTTCTGGCACCCGGA
This window contains:
- a CDS encoding restriction endonuclease subunit R; its protein translation is ATPKRDINADTYAYFGDPVFIYSLKDGINDGFLTPFRVKQIATTLDEYVYTSDDTLIEGEIEDGKIYGEADFNRIIEIRAREKKRVELFMSLMDQREKTLVFCANQDHALAVRDLVNQLKSYGDPNYCQRVTADDGVLGEQHLRAFQDNEKTIPTVLTTSQKLSTGVDARNIRNIVLMRPIKSMIEFKQIIGRGTRLYDGKDYFTIYDFVEAHHHFNDPEWDGEPVEPEPCAICGKYPCVCVKEPQAPCLVCGQHPCVCPKPLCPECGQEPCVCPKDPCPKCGHRPCKCVKRAKIKLADGKERTIQHMVATSFWHPDGTPMSAAQFMEALFGRLPEFFQDEDELRRIWSVPDTRRRLLDGLAEKGFGKDQLAEMQKIIDAEKCDIF